From the Mycobacterium sp. DL592 genome, the window GTGGTCTACAACCACACCGCAGAAGGGAACCACCTCGGCCCGACGATCAACTTCCGCGGGATCGACAACGCGGCCTACTACCGGCTGCTCGACGACGACAAACGCTTCTACAAGGATTTCACCGGCACCGGCAACAGCCTCAACGCGCGGCATCCGCACACCCTGCAGCTGATCATGGACTCGCTGCGCTACTGGGTGCTCGACATGCACGTCGACGGCTTCCGCTTCGACCTGGCATCGACCCTGGCACGGGAGTTCTACGACGTCGACCGCCTGTCGGCGTTCTTCGACCTGGTCCAGCAGGATCCGGTGGTCAGCCAGGTCAAGCTCATCGCCGAACCGTGGGACGTCGGCGAGGGCGGCTACCAGGTCGGAAACTTCCCCGGCCTGTGGACCGAGTGGAACGGCAAGTACCGCGACACGGTGCGTGACTACTGGCGCGGGGAGCCGGCCACCCTCGGCGAGTTCGCCTCCCGGCTGACCGGCTCCTCCGACCTCTACGAAGCCACCGGCCGCCGCCCGTCGGCCAGCATCAACTTCGTCACCTGTCACGACGGATTCACCCTGGCCGACCTGGTGTCCTACAACGAGAAGCACAACGAGGCCAACGGCGAGGACAACCGCGACGGCGAGAGTCACAACCGGTCATGGAACTGCGGTGTCGAGGGGCCCACCGACGATCCCGAGATCCTGGCGCTACGGCATCGGCAGATGCGCAACATCCTGGTCACGCTGCTGCTCTCGCAGGGCACGCCGATGATCTCTCACGGTGACGAGATCGGCCGAACCCAGTTGGGCAACAACAACGTCTACTGTCAGGACTCACCGATCTCCTGGATCGACTGGAGCCTGCGCGAGGCCAACGGCGACCTGCTGGACTTCACCCGTAAGGTCACCGCGCTGCGCAAGAATCACCCGGTGTTCCGGCGCCGGCGGTTCTTCGAGGGCGAGCTGATCCGCGTCGGCGATCAGGTTCGCGATATCGCCTGGCTCACCGCGACCGGCACCGAGATGACCCATGACGACTGGGGCTCGGGATTCAAGTGCGTCGCGGTCTTCCTCAACGGCGAAGCCATCACCGCCCCGAACTCTCGCGGCGAACGGGTGGTCGACGACTCGTTCCTGCTGTCGTTCAACGCCCACAGCAAGCCGGTCGACTTCGTCACCCCAGACGGCGACTACGCCACGCAGTGGACTGCCGTGCTGGACACCGCACATCCCACCGGCAGCACGGATGTCGTGGTGAAGGCGGGTGAGACTATTACCGTCGAGCCGCGTTCTGTTCTCGTGCTTCAAAAGACGGCCTAGCGGGAACAGGGACAGCTATGGCCTACCCGGTGCTGTCCACCTACCGCCTCCAGCTTCGCGACGGGTTCACCCTCGCCGATGCGGAGAAGATCGTCGATTATCTCGACGACCTCGGCGTCACACACGTCTACCTGTCGCCCATCCTGACCGCCGCACCCGGATCCGAGCACGGCTACGACGTCACCGACCCGACCACCGTGTCCGAGGAACTCGGCGGCGCCGACGGGCTGGCGAGTCTGGCCGCGGCCGCCAAGGCCCGCGGTCTGGGCTTGGTGGTCGACATCGTCCCCAACCACCTCGGCGTCGCCCGCCCCGAGGACAATCCGTGGTGGTGGGACGTGCTGCGCAACGGCCCCGAGTCGGACTACGCGAGCTTCTTCGACATCGACTGGACCGTCGATCCAGATGGCCGAATCGTGTTGCCGGTCTTGGGTTCTGATGACGACGCCGAGCACCTTGCCGTCGAGGGCGATACGTTGCGGCTCGGCGATCTGGTGTTCCCGATCGCACCGGGAACCGCAGGCGGCAGCGGCGCCGAGATCCACGACCGGCAGCACTACAGGCTGACGGGCTGGCGCAACGGCGTGTGCGGCTACCGCCGGTTCTTCTCGATCACCTCACTGGCTGGTCTGCGCCAGGAGGACCCCGCGGTGTTCGACGCCAGCCACGCCGAGGTGGCCCGCTGGTTCGCCGAGGGTCTGGTCGACGGGGTGCGGATCGACCATCCCGATGGGCTGACCGACCCGTCGGGCTACCTGGTCCGCCTTCGGGACATGCTCGGGCCGCGGGCGTGGATCGTCATCGAGAAGATCCTTGCCGCCGGAGAGCCGCTGGACCCGTCGCTGCCGATCGACGGCACCACCGGCTATGACGTGTTGCGTGAGGTCGGCGGGGTGTTCGTCGACCCCGCTGGTGCGCAGGCACTCACCGAGCTCGTCGACGCGGCCGGCTTCGACTACGCAGCTGCGCCGGAACTGCTGCGCGAGTTGAAGATCGGCGCGGCAACCCAGACCCTGGCCAGCGAACTCGCCCGCGTGTGCCGCGCGATGTCGGCGGCCGCGGGTGCCGACGATCCCCGGCTGGCCGACGCGGTAGCCGCTTTGTTGACCAACATCGGGGTGTACCGGTGTGACTACCAGAATCTCTCGCAGCTACTGGCGGCGGCGATCGCCCGTACCGTCCATGAACAACCCGACCTGGCCGGCGCCCTGCAACTGGCGGCCACGGCGCTGGCCAACGGCACCGAAGCGGGGGCCCGCTTCCAGCAGCTGTGTGGGGCGAT encodes:
- the glgX gene encoding glycogen debranching protein GlgX, giving the protein MSSSEPAGSAPAKPSVTAVWPGTPYPLGATYDGAGTNFSVFSEVAEKVELCLIAKDGTETRINLDEVDGFVWHAYLPTITPGQRYGFRVYGPWDPANGHRCDPSKLLLDPYGKSFHGDFEFTQALYSYDMAAQDLATGGTPPMVDSLGHTMTSVVINPFFHWGSDHPPRTPYHETIIYEAHVKGMTQTHPGVPEELRGTYAGLGHPAVIDHLKSLNVTAIELMPVHQFLHDHRLLDLGLRNYWGYNTFGFFAPHYQYAATQHAGAAVAEFKTMVRSFHEAGIEVILDVVYNHTAEGNHLGPTINFRGIDNAAYYRLLDDDKRFYKDFTGTGNSLNARHPHTLQLIMDSLRYWVLDMHVDGFRFDLASTLAREFYDVDRLSAFFDLVQQDPVVSQVKLIAEPWDVGEGGYQVGNFPGLWTEWNGKYRDTVRDYWRGEPATLGEFASRLTGSSDLYEATGRRPSASINFVTCHDGFTLADLVSYNEKHNEANGEDNRDGESHNRSWNCGVEGPTDDPEILALRHRQMRNILVTLLLSQGTPMISHGDEIGRTQLGNNNVYCQDSPISWIDWSLREANGDLLDFTRKVTALRKNHPVFRRRRFFEGELIRVGDQVRDIAWLTATGTEMTHDDWGSGFKCVAVFLNGEAITAPNSRGERVVDDSFLLSFNAHSKPVDFVTPDGDYATQWTAVLDTAHPTGSTDVVVKAGETITVEPRSVLVLQKTA
- the treY gene encoding malto-oligosyltrehalose synthase: MAYPVLSTYRLQLRDGFTLADAEKIVDYLDDLGVTHVYLSPILTAAPGSEHGYDVTDPTTVSEELGGADGLASLAAAAKARGLGLVVDIVPNHLGVARPEDNPWWWDVLRNGPESDYASFFDIDWTVDPDGRIVLPVLGSDDDAEHLAVEGDTLRLGDLVFPIAPGTAGGSGAEIHDRQHYRLTGWRNGVCGYRRFFSITSLAGLRQEDPAVFDASHAEVARWFAEGLVDGVRIDHPDGLTDPSGYLVRLRDMLGPRAWIVIEKILAAGEPLDPSLPIDGTTGYDVLREVGGVFVDPAGAQALTELVDAAGFDYAAAPELLRELKIGAATQTLASELARVCRAMSAAAGADDPRLADAVAALLTNIGVYRCDYQNLSQLLAAAIARTVHEQPDLAGALQLAATALANGTEAGARFQQLCGAMTAKAVEDCYFYRDARLVSLNEVGGEPQHFGVSAAEFHRSATVRSRLWPSTMTTLSTHDTKRGEDVRARIGVLSQVPSLWAQLLDRWEQMTPSPDLATGLFLWQNIFGVWPVDGNVTPELRDRLHRYTEKAIREAAWRTTWTDPDTEFEDAVHAWLDTVFDGPVAGQLTELVTQLLPHTHNDALGQKLLALTVPGVPDVYQGTEVWEDSLVDPDNRRLVDYSARRADLDSATHPKIRVVTAALQARRERPATFLEGRYLPVLPHGEAAEHVIAFLRGDDVLVAVSRWTVRLDERGWGDTALTLPDGTWRDRITGTSWTGTAAAADLFTELPVVLLERSDG